The Flavobacterium praedii genome window below encodes:
- a CDS encoding LacI family DNA-binding transcriptional regulator yields the protein MKDITLKEIATTLGISITTVSKALKDYPDVSAKTKKAVIELAQNLHYTPNSFAVNLRTKESKTVGLIIPEVMHHFFSNVINSIIDEAEKNGYLVIILQSNESIELEKKQVDLLINKRVDGILISLSNESNYDEHIQHIINRKIPLVMFDKISKLAPCSKVIINDQKAAFNAVQHLIDIGCKKIAYIRGPLNPQNSIDRFIGYKKALEKNHIPFDSSLVYTCEKVTFEEGYDFTAQIIKEHPDADGIFVMTDLAAVGVLSFCNENQIKIPEQIAVIGFSNWFMSKVISPKLSSVDQPSHKMGITAFDLLLEEMNAHRDENIFTPRTIELETNIIIRESTIRQ from the coding sequence ATGAAAGATATCACTCTCAAAGAAATAGCAACCACATTAGGAATCTCAATTACTACAGTTTCTAAAGCCTTAAAAGACTATCCTGATGTTAGTGCCAAAACAAAAAAAGCAGTAATTGAACTTGCTCAAAACTTGCATTATACACCAAATAGTTTTGCTGTAAACTTACGCACAAAAGAGTCTAAAACTGTTGGATTAATTATCCCTGAAGTAATGCATCATTTTTTTTCAAATGTGATAAATTCAATTATAGATGAAGCTGAAAAAAACGGATACTTGGTCATCATCCTTCAATCTAATGAATCGATTGAATTAGAGAAAAAACAAGTTGATTTATTAATTAACAAAAGAGTTGATGGTATTTTGATCTCTCTATCTAATGAGAGTAATTATGACGAACATATTCAACATATAATAAACAGAAAAATACCTTTGGTGATGTTTGATAAAATTTCAAAACTTGCTCCTTGTTCTAAAGTCATAATTAATGATCAAAAAGCGGCATTCAATGCAGTACAACATTTAATTGATATTGGATGCAAAAAAATAGCATATATAAGAGGACCGTTAAACCCACAAAATTCAATTGATCGCTTTATTGGATACAAAAAAGCATTAGAAAAAAACCATATTCCTTTTGATTCTTCATTGGTTTATACCTGTGAAAAAGTAACATTTGAAGAAGGTTATGATTTTACCGCACAAATAATTAAAGAACATCCTGATGCAGATGGCATTTTTGTAATGACTGATTTAGCGGCAGTTGGCGTACTATCATTTTGCAATGAAAATCAAATTAAAATACCTGAGCAAATTGCAGTAATTGGATTTAGCAATTGGTTTATGTCAAAGGTTATTTCTCCTAAACTGAGTTCGGTTGACCAACCAAGTCATAAAATGGGAATAACCGCTTTCGATTTATTATTAGAGGAAATGAATGCTCATAGAGATGAAAATATATTTACACCAAGGACTATTGAACTGGAAACTAATATTATAATAAGAGAATCTACCATACGACAATAA
- a CDS encoding OmpA family protein — MKIKTTLYSLFILLLLTSGYAQKKTVAKADVNYDRYAYVDAIVNYEKVAAKGYQDEKMFQKLGNAYYFKAELPQASKWYEQLFTLYPNQEAEYYYRYSQTLKSTGDYKKSDQMLEQFNLKSGNDKRGILFKENKNYLEEIKANSGRFQVVDAGVNSAFSDYGSSFLGDKLVFASARDTGGVSKKVFKWTNKSFTNLYASEMKPDGEMGIPERFVRTINSKFNESTPIFTQDGKTMYFTRNNYLEGKRGRDSSKNTLLKLYKATLNKEGEWSNVAELPFNSNEYSVAHPALSQDEKTLYFASDMPGTLGQSDLFRVKINQDGTYGTPENLGPEINTEGRETFPFVSEENELFFASDGRPGLGGLDIFVARKEVDDSFYGIQNVGEPINSNQDDFAFLINKKRNGFFTSNREGGKGYDDIYRFVEYKKLICDQMLSGLITDQETKEIVSNAKMSLFDSNFKPLQVAQTDAQGRYSFAVDCGKTYYVRAEKEDYQTKEGSVRSKSFSGSKDYSMELERRIKPITVGTDLAKTLDIPMIYFDLDKSYIRKDASYELAKVLTVMQQYPAMKIEVRSHTDSRQTAAYNEKLSDRRAKATVAWLVKNGINSARLIGKGYGESQLVNPCSDGVKCSEEEHQANRRSEFIIVSMQ, encoded by the coding sequence ATGAAAATTAAAACTACACTATATAGCCTTTTTATATTGCTTTTGTTGACCTCAGGGTACGCCCAAAAAAAAACAGTTGCCAAAGCGGATGTCAATTACGATCGTTATGCTTATGTCGATGCCATAGTCAATTATGAGAAAGTGGCAGCCAAAGGATACCAAGACGAAAAGATGTTTCAAAAATTAGGGAACGCCTATTATTTTAAAGCCGAATTGCCACAAGCATCAAAATGGTATGAGCAACTATTTACATTGTATCCCAATCAAGAGGCCGAATATTATTACCGCTACTCACAGACCTTAAAATCAACAGGAGATTACAAAAAGTCGGATCAAATGTTGGAACAGTTTAATTTAAAAAGTGGTAACGATAAAAGAGGGATATTATTCAAAGAGAATAAAAATTATCTAGAGGAAATCAAGGCCAATTCGGGACGTTTTCAAGTAGTGGATGCAGGAGTTAATTCGGCATTTTCAGATTATGGGAGTTCCTTTTTAGGCGATAAATTAGTATTTGCTTCCGCAAGAGATACTGGAGGTGTTTCCAAGAAAGTATTCAAATGGACCAACAAATCCTTTACCAATTTGTATGCATCAGAGATGAAACCCGATGGAGAGATGGGAATTCCGGAACGATTTGTACGTACTATCAATTCGAAGTTCAATGAATCAACTCCGATATTTACCCAAGACGGCAAAACCATGTATTTTACACGAAACAACTACCTAGAAGGCAAAAGAGGAAGAGATTCGAGTAAAAACACTTTATTAAAACTCTACAAAGCCACTCTGAATAAAGAAGGCGAGTGGAGCAATGTAGCAGAATTGCCATTTAACAGCAATGAATACAGTGTGGCGCACCCAGCATTAAGCCAAGATGAAAAAACCCTGTATTTTGCCTCGGATATGCCTGGGACATTAGGCCAGTCGGATTTGTTTAGAGTTAAAATCAATCAAGATGGTACATATGGAACTCCAGAGAATCTAGGGCCGGAAATCAATACCGAAGGCCGAGAAACCTTTCCGTTTGTATCGGAAGAAAATGAATTGTTTTTTGCCAGCGATGGCCGCCCAGGTTTAGGAGGATTGGATATTTTTGTGGCCAGAAAAGAGGTAGATGATAGTTTTTATGGCATTCAAAACGTTGGGGAGCCAATAAATAGTAATCAAGATGATTTTGCGTTTTTAATCAATAAAAAGCGCAATGGATTTTTTACATCCAATAGAGAAGGCGGAAAAGGATACGATGATATTTACCGATTTGTGGAGTACAAAAAATTGATTTGTGATCAAATGCTTTCGGGTTTGATAACAGATCAAGAAACCAAAGAAATAGTGTCGAATGCAAAGATGAGTTTATTTGATTCCAATTTCAAACCGTTGCAAGTTGCCCAAACCGATGCTCAAGGAAGGTATAGTTTTGCAGTGGATTGTGGTAAAACGTATTATGTAAGAGCAGAGAAAGAGGACTATCAAACCAAAGAAGGATCAGTTAGATCAAAGAGTTTTAGCGGAAGCAAAGACTACTCGATGGAGTTGGAGCGAAGAATCAAGCCAATAACAGTAGGAACAGATTTGGCCAAAACCTTAGACATTCCGATGATCTATTTTGATTTGGACAAGTCATACATTCGTAAGGATGCCAGTTACGAGTTGGCCAAAGTATTGACCGTTATGCAGCAATACCCAGCGATGAAAATCGAAGTTCGTTCGCATACCGATAGCCGCCAAACCGCTGCTTACAACGAGAAATTATCCGATAGAAGAGCCAAAGCTACAGTGGCTTGGTTGGTTAAAAACGGCATTAATTCAGCACGATTAATCGGGAAAGGGTATGGAGAATCTCAATTGGTCAATCCATGTTCCGATGGTGTAAAATGTTCCGAAGAAGAACACCAAGCCAACAGACGAAGCGAATTTATAATTGTTTCGATGCAGTAA
- a CDS encoding PorP/SprF family type IX secretion system membrane protein — MKTKIIGLVLMLLSFVGFAQQDAQYTQYMYNTIVVNPGYAGSRQAMSIFALHRNQWVGIDGAPVTNTFSINTPINDSKVGLGLSFVNDQIGPSDENNIAVDFSYTIPVNYKYKMSFGIKGSANLLNVDFTKLKQKPGDAIFEENIDNKFSPNIGVGFYLHSDNGYLGLSAPNLIETVHFDGTATSSSSSHIATEKINYYLIAGYVFDLNPSLKFKPSLQSKYVQGAPLQVDVSANFMMNEKFVAGLAYRWSAAMSAMVGFQASDSWFIGYSYDFDTTELAQYNSGSHEIFLRYELFNKFDKIISPRFF, encoded by the coding sequence ATGAAAACGAAAATAATAGGGTTGGTATTAATGCTTTTATCCTTTGTAGGCTTTGCCCAACAAGATGCACAATACACCCAATACATGTACAATACAATAGTCGTGAATCCAGGTTATGCAGGATCTCGACAAGCCATGAGTATTTTTGCATTACACCGCAATCAATGGGTAGGAATAGATGGCGCACCGGTGACGAACACCTTTTCGATCAATACACCAATAAATGATAGTAAAGTAGGCTTGGGATTGTCATTTGTAAACGATCAAATAGGGCCATCGGATGAGAACAATATAGCCGTTGATTTCTCATACACTATCCCTGTAAATTATAAATATAAAATGTCATTTGGAATAAAAGGTAGCGCGAATTTATTAAACGTTGATTTTACAAAACTGAAACAAAAGCCAGGCGATGCTATTTTTGAAGAGAATATCGACAATAAATTTTCGCCCAATATTGGAGTTGGATTTTACTTGCATTCGGATAATGGTTATTTAGGATTGTCAGCGCCCAATTTAATCGAAACGGTACATTTTGATGGGACGGCCACCTCGAGTTCAAGCAGCCATATTGCCACCGAGAAAATCAATTATTACCTGATAGCAGGATACGTATTTGATTTAAATCCAAGTCTAAAATTCAAACCCTCGTTGCAAAGCAAATACGTACAAGGAGCACCACTTCAGGTGGACGTGAGCGCCAATTTCATGATGAACGAAAAATTCGTAGCGGGATTAGCCTACAGATGGAGTGCTGCGATGAGCGCCATGGTGGGCTTCCAAGCCAGCGATTCATGGTTTATAGGATACAGTTATGATTTTGACACAACAGAATTGGCACAATACAATTCGGGTTCCCACGAAATCTTTTTGCGATACGAATTGTTTAACAAGTTTGACAAAATTATCTCCCCAAGATTCTTTTAA